The Ovis aries strain OAR_USU_Benz2616 breed Rambouillet chromosome 2, ARS-UI_Ramb_v3.0, whole genome shotgun sequence nucleotide sequence AACTCTTGATGAATGTGTCATCCtggtttactgatatggcaggagatactTCACTCACATGACCTGGTGGCCCCAGTGCAACGTAATCTCAGGAACCTGAATGAATATTctcaaaagaacagaaacacCTGAGTAGTTCATTCACCCTTAATTACAAGCTTATCCTCTGTGAgacataaaacaataaaaaaatcaatatggcCTGAGTGACTGTGCATTCCTATGTGTAAGATAAGGAGGGAAAAATGCAGTTAAGAATCAAGGGAAAATTATGTTCCTGATATAAGATAAACAAAAGGAATGCTTATATGTATTATACCTAAATTTGTGCCTAATAACTATGTACACGTCTATAAGTCTTTCCATACGTACATCACTTCAGCCTTTATTTAGTTTCTCATTTAATTGATATACATTTATATTGACAAATCCAAATTTTATTGGGAAAAGTAAACTTCTACTATAAAAATTAAGAGTTTAGATTGGCTACATTTTCTAGGTCAAGTAGAAAATatctaaatgaaaacaaacaggaAGTGAGGGAGGAATTTTGGATAATGAGTACCGTCTTCCCTATTTAAAGCCTTGCTTAGAACCATCGTCATCAGAGAACCTACCTGAAGATTCCCCTGACCCCATCTCAGCCAGCCCAGCAGCAGCCGCATCTTCCCCATGGCCTTCGTGCTCTCTCTACTGATGGCCCTGGTGCTGGTCAGCTATGGCCCAGGAGGATCTCTGGGTTGTTACCTATCTCAGAGACTCATGCTGGATGCCAGGGAGAACCTCAAGCTCCTGGACCGAATGAACAGACTCTCCCCTCATTCCTGTCTGCAGGACAGAAAAGACTTTGGTCttccccaggagatggtggagggcgACCAGCTCCAGAAGGACCAGGCCTTCCCTGTGCTCTACGAGATGCTCCAGCAGAGCTTCAACCTCTTCTACACAGAGCACTCCTCTGCTGCCTGGGACACCACCCTCCTGGACCAGCTCTGCACTGGACTCCAACAGCAGCTGGACCACCTGGACACCTGCAGGGGTCAAGTGATGGGAGAGGAAGACTCTGAACTGGGTAACATGGACCCCATTGTGACCGTGAAGAAGTACTTCCAGGGCATCTATGACTACCTGCAAGAGAAGGGATACAGCGACTGCGCCTGGGAAATCGTCAGAGTCGAGATGATGAGAGCCCTCACTGTATCAACCACCTTGCAAAAAAGGTTAACAAAGATGGGTGGAGATCTGAACTCACCTTGATGACTCTTGCCGACTAAGATGCCACATCAGCCTCCTACACCCGCCTGTGTTCATTTCAGAAGACTCTGATTTCTGCTCCAGCCACCAAATTCATTGAATTACTTTAGCTGATACTTTGTCAGTAGTAAAAAGCAAGTAGATATAAAAGTATTCAGCTGTAGGGGCATGAGTCCTGAAATGATGCCTTCCCTGATGTTATCTGTTGCTGATTTATTTATACCTTCTAGCATTTAACATActtaaaatattaggaaatttGTTAAGTTACATTTCATCTGTACATcatattaaaatttctaaaacatgTTTATGATTTTGTGTTATTAAATTTGTACTTGATCGATTTATTAAATcatagaaaatgaatttctttactcaaaaatgaaaatctacccccccattttaaaattttattaaagaatgGGTGgttacatttgtttattcattcgtTATATTCTCACCAAGGAATACAAGTGAATAAAGCAAATGTAGCTCCTACTGCATGGAAACTCTCAGTCTTATACAGAAAAGGACATAaaaacagtattattttattttaattatagtaggggctgcaaagagaaataaaggaaaagaatgtccTCACATGGGAAGCCTTAGGTCca carries:
- the TP-1 gene encoding interferon tau-1 precursor (The RefSeq protein has 3 substitutions compared to this genomic sequence); translation: MAFVLSLLMALVLVSYGPGGSLGCYLSRKLMLDARENLKLLDRMNRLSPHSCLQDRKDFGLPQEMVEGDQLQKDQAFPVLYEMLQQSFNLFYTEHSSAAWDTTLLEQLCTGLQQQLDHLDTCRGQVMGEEDSELGNMDPIVTVKKYFQGIYDYLQEKGYSDCAWEIVRVEMMRALTVSTTLQKRLTKMGGDLNSP